The [Clostridium] scindens ATCC 35704 nucleotide sequence GGGGAAGGAGACAGACTGAACCTGAAGTCTAAACTGTGTCAATATCTGTCTATGTCGCAGATCTTCTCCAGAAGCGAGGAACTTCATCTGGAGATTGTGGCAAGTGAGGAAAAGGATTTACAGAAATTATATAAGTATTTTTCGCAATATGAATAAATAGACATCAAAACTGTTGGAATGGGAGCTTTGTATAAGCTCCCAATATACCTTTATTGGATTTCATACGTCAGGATATAATCATCCATCACAAACCCATTCCCTATATCAGTCATTTGAGCATCTGTAATTACGAATCCCAAGTGGTTATAAATTGCCAGTGTATTCGCATTATACTTATTACAAGTCAGCCAGATCTTTTTATGCCCCCGTTCTTTACAGAGATTAATCAGGAAATTCATTGCTTCCGTAGCGAGATGCTGTCCGCGGAAGTCTTTTTTTATGTAAAGTTTGCTTAAGAAGAGTGCGTCCTCCTCTGGATGAATGCCAGCGTATCCGGCTAATGTGTGGGAACTGTAGATCTGGTAATACTCATATCCGTTGTTCTCGACCTGTGATTTGATAGCCGGATGAGACTGGAACTTATTCACCATGTAATTAACCTGTGCTTCTCCGATAATTGGAGTAAAATGCTGATGCCAGATGTCTTCTGCCAAGGTGGCAATGTCTTGAATCTCACTGTCTGTCTTTGCCTGCAATATACTTACTGTGTACATACTTCTAACTCCAATTCTTTATAATAGTTTTATAAATAAGCCATTTTTCTTCTGTTATTATACGTGATATAATTGATTCGTACAATAATGGAATATTAAAAATTTTAATATTTGGAGGAGAATTTGCTGTTGAAGACAGAGTAACTGACGGTGGTTGGAACGGGAAGCAGTGCGAGTTATATTTACCGATGCATATAATGAGAAGATCGAGGCAGTTATGCACCGGATTGAAGGCATCACGGATGAGCGAAGCGAGGCGCGAAGACAGGATATATTAAAAGCACAGGCGGTATGCTCCTTTCGGGAGAACGGGAACGACTTGGCGGGACGTATTTCTGTCGTGTTCATATTCTTGGCTCCTGTTCTTTAGAATAGTTTTATAAATAAGTCAATTCTCTTCTGCTATTATAAGTGATATAATAAATAGATACAATAATGAATTCAGAGGTCGGAGGAAGGCAATGGACAGGTTTGTGTCATTAGAGGGCGTGAAAAAGGTATACAATATGGGCGAGGTTAAGATCATGGCCGCCGCGGGAATCGACTTCCAGATCAAGAAGGGCGAATTCGCGGTAGTGGTAGGGCCAAGCGGCGCAGGGAAGACCACGGTTCTTAACATTCTGGGGGGCATGGATACGGCGACGGAAGGGAAGGTCCTGGTGGATGGACAGGATATCGCTACCTATTCCCAGAAGCAGCTTACAGCGTACCGCAGGGATGACATTGGCTTCGTATTCCAATTCTATAATCTGATCCCTAACCTGACCGCGCTTGAGAATGTGGAACTGGCGCTGCAGATATGCAAAGATCCTATGGATGCGGCAGACGTGCTGGAAGAAGTGGGATTGGGGGAGCGGCTGAACAACTTTCCGGCACAGCTTTCCGGAGGGGAGCAGCAAAGAGTATCGATCGCCAGGGCTTTGGCCAAGAATCCGAAGCTTCTGCTGTGCGACGAGCCCACAGGGGCGCTGGATTACAATACAGGAAAAGCCATTCTCAAACTGCTGCAGGATACCTGCCGCAACAAGGGAATGACGGTCATACTGATTACGCATAATTCGGCTATAGCGCCAATGGCGGATCGCGTGATAAAGATTAAGAACGGAAAAGTTTCTGACATTATAGAGAATAAATATCCTGTATCGGTTGAGACGATAGAGTGGTAGAGGTGGCGCATGGGAACAAAGTCTACGCGAAAAGATTTTTATATGGAGATAAGAAAGAGTTCAGGGCGTTTTATATCAATCCTGTTTATTGTGGCGCTCGGAGTTGCTTTCTTTTCCGGGATACGCTCCTCCGAGCCGTCAATGCGGCTAACCGGAGATGCTTATTTCGACGGCGCGAATCTTTTTGACATTAAGACGGTAAGCACGCTGGGAATCACCAGAGAGGATATCCGGGCGCTTCAAGATGTGGATCATGTGGCAAAAGCGGAAGGCTCATACAGCGCGGACTTCCTAAGCAATACAGAAGATGAGCAGTATGTTCTTCACGTGATGGCGCTGCAGAAAGATATGAATGAGGTGGCGGTGACGGATGGCAGGCTTCCGGAGAAGATCGGCGAATGCCTGGCGGACGATGAGATGGGATACAAGGTGGGCGATAAGATTACGCTAAAGTCGGGAACCAGCAATCCGGTATCGGATACGTTAAAGACAGAGAAGCTTACGGTAGTCGGAACCGGCAGCAGCCCCTGCTATATCTCCTTTGGCAGAGGCAGCGCAGCCATCGGAACCGGAAGCATAGATGGATTCCTGATCGTCCCGGAACAGACGTTTGACCTGGAGGCCTATACGGAAGCCTATGTGCAGGTGGCGGGGGCAAAGGAATTGACGACCTATACGGAAGCCTATGATAAAAAGATCGAAGAGGTCATGGATGGCATTGAAGACATCACCGGAGACCGGGGCAAGATACGAAGACAGCAGTTGCTGGATGATGCCAATGCCGAACTTGACAAAGCCAAGGATGAACTCGCGAAAGGAAAAGAAGAATCTGACCAGAAGCTAGGCGATGCAGCCAATGCCATTGCCGATGGCGAGCAGCAGCTAGGCGATGCCCGGGCGAAGATAGAGGACGGCAAGAGCCAGATTGCCGATGCGAAGGCAACCTTGAATTCCAAGCAGAAGGAACTGGACAATGCAAAGGCAGAGTATGAGAACGGACTGGCAAAGTTTCAGGAAGGAAAGGCCGCTTATGAGCAGGGCGCGGCAGAGTTTGCCGCAGGCAAGCCGGCAGCACAGGAACAGATCCGGCAGGGAGAAGAAGGGCTGGCCATGTTCCGCCAGCAGCTGGATCAGGGCTGGAACGGATATAACCGGCTTCTGGAGAACATAAAGTGGATGGAGGATAATCCCATGGACCCATCGCGGCCCGAATATGATGAATGGCTCCTGACATTGGGAGGACTAAAGGAGCAGGCAGATGCGACAAACAAGGATCTTAGCGCGCAGGAAGAGGAATATGCCAAGCAGTCTGCCAAACTTGAAGGGGCGAAAAAGCAGTTAAGCGATGGCGGGCAGAAACTTCAAGATACGAAGGTCGCTCTGGATGCCAGCGAGCAGCAGCTTAGCCAGGCCGCTAACCAGATAAAGTCGGGGCAGGAGCAGATCAATGCCGGATGGCAGGAACTCCATTCGAAGGAAGCCACGCTGACCGATGGCGAGAATGAACTGAACGCCAAGGAAGCGGAACTGGAAGATGCCAAGAAGGAATATGAAGACGGCAAGGCCAAAGCCGAGGCCGAGATAGAAGACGGCGAGAAGAAGATCAGCGATGCGGAAAGGGAGATCGCCGATATCGAAAAGCCCAAATGGTATGTCTATGACAGAAGTTCTCTGCCGGAGTTCTCCGGATACGGAGAGAATGCCGACCGGATGCGGGCCATAGGAAAGGTGTTCCCGGTCATCTTCTTTCTGGTAGCCGCGCTGATCAGCCTTACCAGCATGACCCGCATGGTGGAGGAGCAGCGCACCGCGATTGGAACCATGAAGGCGCTGGGTTATGACAAATTCGCCATTGCGTCCAAATATCTGGGCTACGCCCTTCTGGCGACGGTGGGCGGAAGCGTGATCGGCGTGCTGGTAGGCGAAAAGATCCTTCCCTTTATCATTATCTATGCGTATGAGATTATGTACCACCACATCCCGAAGATATTGGTGCCCTATAACTGGAAATATGCGGCAATCGCTTCCTTTGCGGCGATCATCTGTACCATGGCTGCTACATTCCTGGCCTGCTACAGGGAGTTGGACGCGCAGCCGGCGGAATTGATGCGTCCGCCATCGCCGAAGGATGGAAAGCGGGTATTTCTGGAGCGGATAGGGATAATATGGAAGCATCTGAACTTTACATGGAAGTCTACCGTAAGGAATCTGATGCGTTACAAAAAGCGTTTCTTCATGACCATATTCGGGATCGGAGGCTGTATGGCCCTGATGCTGGTCGGTTTTGGGCTTAAGG carries:
- a CDS encoding GNAT family N-acetyltransferase; amino-acid sequence: MYTVSILQAKTDSEIQDIATLAEDIWHQHFTPIIGEAQVNYMVNKFQSHPAIKSQVENNGYEYYQIYSSHTLAGYAGIHPEEDALFLSKLYIKKDFRGQHLATEAMNFLINLCKERGHKKIWLTCNKYNANTLAIYNHLGFVITDAQMTDIGNGFVMDDYILTYEIQ
- a CDS encoding ABC transporter ATP-binding protein, whose product is MDRFVSLEGVKKVYNMGEVKIMAAAGIDFQIKKGEFAVVVGPSGAGKTTVLNILGGMDTATEGKVLVDGQDIATYSQKQLTAYRRDDIGFVFQFYNLIPNLTALENVELALQICKDPMDAADVLEEVGLGERLNNFPAQLSGGEQQRVSIARALAKNPKLLLCDEPTGALDYNTGKAILKLLQDTCRNKGMTVILITHNSAIAPMADRVIKIKNGKVSDIIENKYPVSVETIEW
- a CDS encoding FtsX-like permease family protein, which codes for MGTKSTRKDFYMEIRKSSGRFISILFIVALGVAFFSGIRSSEPSMRLTGDAYFDGANLFDIKTVSTLGITREDIRALQDVDHVAKAEGSYSADFLSNTEDEQYVLHVMALQKDMNEVAVTDGRLPEKIGECLADDEMGYKVGDKITLKSGTSNPVSDTLKTEKLTVVGTGSSPCYISFGRGSAAIGTGSIDGFLIVPEQTFDLEAYTEAYVQVAGAKELTTYTEAYDKKIEEVMDGIEDITGDRGKIRRQQLLDDANAELDKAKDELAKGKEESDQKLGDAANAIADGEQQLGDARAKIEDGKSQIADAKATLNSKQKELDNAKAEYENGLAKFQEGKAAYEQGAAEFAAGKPAAQEQIRQGEEGLAMFRQQLDQGWNGYNRLLENIKWMEDNPMDPSRPEYDEWLLTLGGLKEQADATNKDLSAQEEEYAKQSAKLEGAKKQLSDGGQKLQDTKVALDASEQQLSQAANQIKSGQEQINAGWQELHSKEATLTDGENELNAKEAELEDAKKEYEDGKAKAEAEIEDGEKKISDAEREIADIEKPKWYVYDRSSLPEFSGYGENADRMRAIGKVFPVIFFLVAALISLTSMTRMVEEQRTAIGTMKALGYDKFAIASKYLGYALLATVGGSVIGVLVGEKILPFIIIYAYEIMYHHIPKILVPYNWKYAAIASFAAIICTMAATFLACYRELDAQPAELMRPPSPKDGKRVFLERIGIIWKHLNFTWKSTVRNLMRYKKRFFMTIFGIGGCMALMLVGFGLKDSIFDIADIQYDDIQVYDGSIYLQENLTEEQRQDLRGFLKKDKDVQRFIDANMQSVTLVNGKKERETYECVLEDPGKMNQYIHLRDRKTKEAYELSDEGAIISEKTAKLLDAKEGDSVYIKDEKDGNKEVKIEHICENYMGHYLYMTPKYYEKVYNEKPDYNSIFFAAKDSYTKKQLEKAGEKIVAEDAVLSVGYMHDIEKQLDDMLKSLNLVIVVLIISAGMLAFVVLYNLNNINITERQRELATLKVLGFYNPEVAAYVYRENIILTFVGAAVGAVLGRILHLFVIQTVEVDAAMFGRNINLPSYLYSLAFTVAFSFIVNGVMYFKLRKIDMVESLKSVE